Proteins encoded in a region of the Acidobacteriota bacterium genome:
- the pdxA gene encoding 4-hydroxythreonine-4-phosphate dehydrogenase PdxA, translating into MAPPRTIAITMGDPAGIGAEVVLKALQERAPDPPAAFYVFGDGNALMEHCRALGLPFELPVIPLEAFRRQAPGETCLVDFANVHGRLQFGVERSDYGRASMEYIEEAVFGCMSGRLDALITAPINKKSIHLAGYDFPGHTEFLAALTHAPRVVMSFHACNFWCVLTSTHVPLADAVELVKKQRIVDTIELAHRELAPYVAEPAIAVASLNPHGAEGGLFGMEEGLEIIPAVAECAARGLPVKGPFPADTVYLRALQGDFNIVVNHYHDQGMIPVKLLSFGKAVNVTLGLPFLRASVDHGTAFDIAGRGVASPESMLEACRLTLELLDRRGPGKVDG; encoded by the coding sequence ATGGCGCCACCGCGGACCATCGCCATCACCATGGGTGACCCCGCCGGCATCGGCGCGGAGGTCGTGCTGAAGGCGCTGCAGGAGCGCGCCCCCGATCCGCCCGCCGCGTTCTACGTCTTCGGCGACGGCAACGCGCTCATGGAGCACTGCCGGGCGCTGGGCCTGCCGTTCGAGCTGCCGGTCATCCCGCTGGAGGCGTTCCGGCGGCAGGCGCCGGGCGAGACGTGCCTGGTGGACTTCGCCAACGTCCACGGCCGGCTCCAGTTCGGCGTCGAGCGGAGCGACTACGGGCGGGCGTCCATGGAGTACATCGAGGAGGCGGTCTTCGGCTGCATGTCCGGCCGCCTCGACGCGCTGATCACCGCCCCCATCAACAAGAAATCCATCCACCTGGCCGGGTACGACTTCCCCGGCCACACCGAGTTCCTGGCCGCGCTCACGCACGCGCCGCGCGTCGTCATGTCGTTCCACGCCTGCAATTTCTGGTGCGTGCTCACCAGCACCCACGTGCCGCTGGCCGACGCGGTGGAGCTGGTGAAGAAACAGCGGATCGTGGACACCATCGAGCTGGCCCACCGCGAGCTGGCGCCGTACGTCGCCGAGCCGGCCATCGCCGTGGCGTCGCTCAACCCCCACGGCGCCGAGGGGGGGCTGTTCGGCATGGAGGAGGGGCTGGAGATCATCCCGGCCGTGGCCGAGTGCGCCGCGCGGGGCCTGCCGGTGAAGGGCCCCTTCCCCGCCGACACGGTCTACCTGCGCGCGCTCCAGGGCGACTTCAACATCGTGGTGAACCACTACCACGACCAGGGCATGATCCCGGTGAAGCTCCTCTCCTTCGGCAAGGCGGTGAACGTGACCCTGGGCCTGCCGTTCCTGCGCGCCTCGGTGGACCACGGCACGGCCTTCGACATCGCCGGCCGCGGCGTCGCCTCCCCCGAGAGCATGCTCGAGGCCTGCCGCCTCACCCTGGAGCTCCTCGACCGCCGCGGCCCGGGGAAAGTTGATGGTTGA